TAATCCAATTTCATTTGACTAAGCTGTGTTTGGTTAACTTTTAACAGAAAATAGCAGAATCGAAAAGCCCTTTTGTTAATTGctcagtgttttctcttttgttggaCAATAAGATGAAGTATTTTCTATTAAGTTTTGAAAGACTAGccctccagtttgttctcttttcaGTTTGAAAGATTGAATTCCACCTGCacacaagaaatagaaattgcaGAAAAATCTTGATCTGTATTATTggatatataatataaagtaatTGCCATGAGTGGAAAATGAATTTCTAAAAGATCGATGATAATCACTAGGAAAGTCAAATGAAAAATGACTTAAACAGGCAATTCTTCAATCTTTCTATCTCATTTCTACCCTTTATTAAGGGAGAAAGGGGTTTTACTGTGCTACTGTCCAACTGGCAAAACAATTTCTAGACCTGTCACTTTTTTATTGggttcaatttaattttattgaagctcctcaaaatttcaaatgctaaaaaaaaaaaaaaaagccagctttTTGAACGTCATACCCCCAATCAGTTATGTCAAGAACCAAACCTCAGACAGCTCCTATTCACTGTCCAAAAGGGGGCTCATTTTCAGGTCCCTCTCAAAATGTAGAAAGTATAGACATTTCCTATCTTTTGCTGATTAAATAGATATTTCATGAATACACTCTATATTCAGTGCTTTCTCAGGTCATATGAATATATGCCTTGAAAATCATTCACTGAACATTTAGCCAAATGGAATTATGGCTCATTTGAACCAGATCATTGGTGGTAGTGGCgggatgccatttttttttaaaactatgttttaaGTAACAATCATTAATACAAACTGAATTGGACAGAGATTCTTGGGTTAGAGGGGTAAAAGTATCTGCACCATTTAACATATTTGTAGGGCTAGTGATCTTAGTTTTTCCTCACTGAGAAAAAACTAAGTGCTGTTTaattcacctttttttcctcACCTCTCTATAAACAAGATCAATACTTCTTGTGTACagaagataattttcaaaataaaggaagCAGGGAAAAAACCCTGAAGTTACCCATTCAAGATAATACTGTATGTACAGTAAATAGTTGAATAGAAAACATCAGAATGGTAGCTAGATATTTCCTGGCAGCAATCCAGCCTTCAGACAGCTATCATTGTAACAGATCCTCAGTTGCATTAACATCATGGTATGCCTGGATCACCCTGGTTTGTGTTGGCATCTGAGAAAAACTCCTTTTCATCCAGAGAGCTTTTGAACATcgaattcttgatctcagctacAAGGTAAATTATCACCGTATGAGTATATACAACGACTATATGCGCTTCGATTTCCTATTAACCCATTAGTCTCAACTGATGAAAGTAAAATCAAGTTGTGTTTAAATGGATCATCTTCATTATTAACACCTACCTTGCATTTTACAGGTACAACTAGTGGCACACAACCTTCTGGAGAAACCAAGGGCTTTGTTACAGTAAACTGGTCCAGTGTGATATCACAAgtataaaaaatattccattctgtatcAAAACTAGGCACATGCCTTTATTTATAGTAACAGAAGTTAACAGAGTTGAGCAGTTTTTCCTTGGGTCCTATTTCTTGGCATCCTACATCAGACAAACTCCTCATTCCACATATCTCCGCCCATAACTCCAGGGATCTAGTCTCAGGGTCATCTCTATGTAAAGGAAGGTGAAATCACACTTGGATCTATAATGGTGAGTAACTAAAAGCACAACCTCTCATTCATATTGCTTTAAAACATATACAGCAtatatgtttcaaaaaaaaagagtaaagaatatATTGATTTCTTTGTGGTGCTGAATCAACAATATGGTATGATGCAAGGCTTTAGCAAATGATAATCAGAGATACAAATTTTTCTGTAGAGTATGTTTTAGACAAATGTgtctttttaatatgtaaatccTACATTGTaggttgttcctttttatttttttttcttttgtttttgcagtGGTAGAAAATGTTGAGTAATTGTCCATGAGCATGAGCCAAAGGTTCAGGTTCATTACTGAGATCCCCAGAATGCCAATATTTGCAATGCAAACAATTAGTATCCCACTGTGAAGGGCTCTGACACATGTCTGCCTGCCTGTAGGTGGAGAGTCTCCATAAGAAGTCCTCCTGGTTCCATGGACCCTGCTTTGACACAGGGGCAGCTGTACTTGGCTGCCTTTTAACCTGGTAATTCACTGTGCCAGCTGTCTCACTGGTTACCCACAATGACACAGAAACAATAGTGTGAATGGTAGACCCTCAAATCATTTTCATGTTGAACCTCCTGGGTCCAGCCACCTCCCCTTCCACAACAGCACCATTGTTTTTTCGGGGTACATACTCAAGGTCAATGCTGTTTTTGTGCTTGCCTTTCCCTCGGCTCCAcacaaaaaggaggagaaaacaaaataaaaccactcCCAGGAATGTGAAACAGCCCATGGCTGTAGATACCAGTATTGTTTTAAGGTCCAGGGAAAAGGTATTGACATTGGTGCCATTGGAAATGGTGTCATTGGAGTCAGTCATGTACATAGGGGTCCTGTTGGCATAAAGGAAGCGATCTGAAGTGAATCCTTTCACCGTTAAAGAGGCTGTGAAGGTGTCGTTCCCAGCGGCGTTGCTAGCGATGCAAACATACATCCCACTGTCTTGATCCTGGGCAAAACGGATTTCCAAGGTGCCGTCGCCCAACACGGTGGCTCTTCCATTGGACTTGGTGGTGATAAAACGCCTTCGAGGGGTCACCCAGGAAATCACAGGCTGAGGGTCTCCATCAGCATTGCATTCTAGCTGGACCGTCTGCCCTTCATCCACTAGCAGATGCTGCAACTTCTTTTCAcggattttgggttttttgcaggtaaagtaaaaagaaagggcAGTGCTGTGGAAATCCTTGAAGGATCTCTCACGGATGGTGTCTGGACCAGCACACATGGGCTGCTGGCCGCCAAATTGCAGAGTGGGATGCCGCTGCAGGATCCAGAGGAGACGGCAGTCACAGGCCAGCGGGTTGTTATTGATGCTCAGGACCTCCAAAGCCCTAGGGGAGGAGAAGACATTCTCTTCCAAAGTTTCCAGTAGGTTCTGAGACACGTTGAGCACACGAAGGAAGCGGAGCCCTTGGAAGGAGTGAGGCTCGATGGTGCGGAGCTGGGCCCCCACAATATGGAGCTCCTGAAGGCGGATCAGGTCAGAAAACATGCCTGCTTCGATAGTGCTGATGGGATTGTAGGAGAGGTTAAGATGGGTCAGATATACCAGGTGTTTAAAGGCAAGGAAGGGAACAGTGGACAGGTTGGTATTGGTGATGGAGAGGGATGTGAGGTTAAGACCATAGAGGCTATTGGCAGGCATCATATCCAGTAAAGGCCAATAGTCAATCTCTAGATGTTTCAGGTGGAACAATCTTTTAAAGGCATACACGGGCATATTGTTGATATTGAGATGCTTCAGATGCAGGCTGATGAGGCTGCGGAGGTGGGAGAGGGCTTCTGTTGGTACTGCTGTTAGGTTGCATTTCTCCAGGGTGAGCTGCTCCAAGCTCAGCAGCCCACTGAAGGCCCTGTGTGATATGTAAACCAAATCATTGTCCCCCACTTCTAGAAACTTCAGGTTATGAAGGTCTTGGAACATGTAGTCCAGTAAAATGACAATCTTATTCTCACTAATGTCCAGCTTGGTGAGGTTGGATAGCCCCGTGAATACTCCCAAAGGGACCAGCTTCAGGCGATTGCCTTTTAGGCGGAGGGAACGAAGGTTAAAGAGATTGTTAAATGCTCCTGGCTCTACATTGGCGATGATATTGTCACTCAAGTCTATCTCCTCCAGCAGAGGATATGATATGAATTCCTCAGGGTTGACACTTTTCAGCCTGTTCTTGCTAAGGTCCAAGATTTTGGTCTCGATGGGAATGCCCTCTGGGATGGCGATCAGCCGCCTTCTGTGGCAGCTAACAGATTTGTTCTGGGCGGAGCACTCACAGCGAGCAGGGCAGCCGATGGTGGATCCCATGAAGAGTAACACCACAGCCAGACCCAGGAATGGCTGCCAACATGATATGGCGGTGTGAAGCATGACTCCACTTCTTAGTCTACACCTCGGTCACGGGCCTGCAGGAGAAAGGAGCACGAGAAGTTGAGTTTGGACATGGATAGGTAGATCCAGCAAGTACAATGGAATGGACCCTGGATATGGAATCACACCCATGTGGGTTGAAAGCTGAGAGCTGCCCTTATTGCTACATGAGGTAAGTTGTTTTGCTCCCTGTAGTTTGGTTTTCTTggctgtaaaatgagggtgataATATTAATAGCATCCTATACTTATGACAATGTCAGTATTTGACAATGAAAGAAAGACACTGGCAGAGACTGTGAGGCCCAATAGCATATATTTCACAAAAGGCTCTATTTTGAACGcagacaacaacaacagaggTCAATGGTTAAGAGGAAACCTATTCAGTTTGAATCCTTGTTTGTGTCTCTAATGTTGGGATATCATCCTCTGTTCAGAATGAAGCTAATAGAAGCTTCATTCAATGTCAGGCTCTGAGGTTCAAAGTACAAACAAAGGTACATCCACTATAAGAGGTTGGGGCTTTCTTTGCTTCATATATAAACTTTCTATTAAAAACTTTCAGTTAGAAGGTATACATCCTTCAGAATTCAGTCCGTCTTAATTTATGaaggggttttcttttttgaggtaAGCAGAAAGATCTTAAACATATCTTCATATTCTTGGTATTTTAAttataggggagaggcagaaacaaGGCACCATAATGGCTACTATGATGatgaaaatgctttctttaaGAATTTGGGTTACacggacagctgggtggctcagttatttaagcatctgactcttgatttccattcaggtcttTACCTCAcaattgtgagtttgagcctgaccttgggctctgaactgacagcatggagcatgcttgggtttctctctttctgcccctccccagtatgtattctctctctctctcaaataaagaacaaaaaaaaaattgggggttaCATAGTGAAGAGTGTAAAGAGTcgtacttttaagaaaaaaaaaaataaatgaactttcatATTAAATTCCAACCCAGTGAACATGTTCAACTGCAATTAAATAGGATCAGATGATGTTGGAAATGAGTATGCTTTAACTGGAGATAGTTAACAGACACTGAACTCGCTGTTCATGTGAAGAGCAAAAGATGTGTTGTTGAGCTTTGCTTCTCGACATGAGATCCTGAGGCATACACTTCATCCACAAACACCTTTTCTGTTATAAGTCTCAGTAGTGAAAACCAATATTTGTAGATAAAAAGTTATTgatcaattttaatatttactccTAGATTGTACAAGAGCAATTAAAAGTACATTCTCCAATCACAGtgtttacatatatgttatacatgTAAAGCTATGTCTACATCCACATAAATGTATCTGTGAAAAAATAACTAGGATCAAACTTAATGGTGGATCACTAGAGGAATGCCTCCCAAATGTAGAAACAAGGCAAAGATTGAGAAAGTGCTAACGACATCAATTATATAGAAACAcaggaattattattattggaaAAGATAACGGTAAAACTATCATTGTTGGTAAATTAATGTCTACCTTGAAAATCAAAGCAAATAACccaaaaataattagaataggAGAATAAGTAAATTAacatgttacaaaataaaaacatttagaaaacataGTCGCAAATGAGTAGTCATGGCACCTCTGAGAAAGTTAAGTACCtcagaataaattttaatgagaaatacaTAGAATGCGACAAATATTCAGtcttgagaaaacaaaacttaCTAAAAAGAGACATATACTATGTATTTTAATAGATTCAATATTATAAAGACATTGGTtctcaatatatacatatgtcacaGAGATAATATTTTTGGATTTGAATATTCTTAAGTTCATTTCAAAGAAGATAAAGTGAGTAATTAGAAATATtaaacaataggggcgcctgggtggctcagtcggttaagcctccgacttcagctcaggtcgtgatctcacagtccatgagttcgagccccgcgtcagactctgggctaatggctcagagcctggagcctgcttccaattctgtgtctccctctctctctgcccgttcccccccccccccattcatgctctgtctctgtctcaaaaataaataaatgttaaaaaaaaaattaaacaatagtaATGGCAATAGAATTACTCtacaagatatttaaatataagttgtaaaactacaataataaaacagcatgatacacaaaaatggagtcaatgaaacagaaaataaggaattatatataagtatatctGAAAAGTTAGTATAGGTAAAAGGTGGCATGTTAATTtagtgagaaaaatataaatgtttggcTATTTAGTGGGAAAAGTTACACGACTTGttccaataaaataaattctagatgaaTTGAGAACTAAAATGCATGAACAAATAATGTGTTAGGAggaaattcaataattttttaatagagCTGAAAGGCATTTTCTAGGAATAAAGCTAGAAACTGTGAAAGAAAATGATCTATTtgattgtatgtatttaaaaaacaatagcatAACAAACGAATAAACAGCATATCTATTCAACACCCAAAGGCAATTGTCAAATTGGAGAACAGAGTCATAATAGATAAGGGATTAAAGATAGTATTAAATAAACAGCTCTtattaatcatcaaggaaaagAGGTAAATGTCAATGGAAAATGAGGCAATGAATGTAATACAAACTTAAAACAGCTAATCAATATATGAAAAGGTGACCAACCTCACGGGTATaagagaagaaatgtaaattaagcaACAGGGGCATATCATTTTTACCTTTCATATTAACAAAGTTTAGTAATTCCTTTTATCCAGAATTAACAAGAGTAGAAGGAACTGATAGAAGAAATACAAGCTGAGACAACCTTCAAGAAGTTCAGGGAGAACAATGATGAAGGTTACTTGATACATTAAACTTAAATATATCTCAGTTCCATATGTTCATCCCtttgaaccatttttttttcctaacttgtgatttttttaaagttttttttccatttatttagagagcatgacAGTTTGTGCTCACATGCTCacctgcaagtgggggaggggcagaagagagggagagagagaatcccaagcaggctttgagttATCAGCATgcagccccatgaggggctccatctcaggaaccatgagatcatgatcttagctgaaatcaaaagtcggatgcttaactgactgagtgacccaggtgccccctaacttataatctttaaaaactacTTTATTGAGGTGAGATTGACATATTTAAGACATACAAGTTGATGAGTTGGGAGATAAGTACACATCCGTGAATTCATCACCACAGTCTATGCCAATAAACATATCCATGCTTCAAGTGGAGGGTGGATCtgatgaacaattttttttttctgaagatctatcataaggaaataatttaatatacataGATGGATGTTTGGTACAGGTTCATCTGGGTTcactttgctctttttattttcttatcttcattGAGTGGAACCCTAGATCATTGATTTTGAACCTTTCTCATTTCTAatacaagcttttaaaactataaatccaTGCATTGCTTTAACTGCATTTCAGaagttttagtgtgtgtgtgtgtgtgtgtgtgtgtgtgtgtataattattcattgaaaatatttttctaatttactttgttcttcttttttgacCCATGGATGATTTAGGGTTGAGTTAGCTTATTCCAAGTATTTAGGTAGATCTTTTCtagaatctttattttatttatgtaattctgttgtggtcagagaacTACTCTGCACCTTCCAATCTTTTGAAATTTACTGAGATTGTTTTACAGATCTTTTATGATTAGAAAGAGTCCATCTTGGTTTCTGATAATACTCATTGTCTTCAACTCATTTTGAATGattaatatagccactctagCTTTCTTGAGCTTAATGTTtttatggtatatctttttccatccttcaaCTCTAAACATATTTGTGTCTTTGTAGTTTCTTTTAGAGCCAGCATGTGGCTAGTTCTCACTTTTGAATCAATTTCATGATCTCTGCAATCTCTGCCTTCTGTTAGATTGGTTTCTCCACTTACATTCTGATTGCATTCTCGggtgccattttgctatttgttgtCTATTGGTcactatttgaattttttgttcctttctcatCTTAATCTATTTTTAGTATaacatttcaattcttttgactttctctatatttatgtacattatttttatttaatgctcTAGGGATTACAGTACACATCTTTAATTTATCACAATCTATTTAGAGTTGTTATCAAATTGCTTTAGGCAAAATACATGGTAACCTTGCAACAGTGTATTTCCatttccatcccctcccctccaacaTCATCCTTCATGGAGAGAGATACAGTGATTTCTAGGCACAGAAAACAGTACAATGGCATGGACACAGTGGAAACACTCTGTGATTGGAGAATTAAAGTAATCCACAATAGATGGAGCAAATAcaggagagaaatagaaaagaggcTGAAGAGGTAATTAGAGGAATGATTTAGAATGGGCTTGTAAACTGTGATAAGCTGTGTGCACTTTATCCTGAGGGCAACAGAAAGCCATTAAAGTGTTTTATGCAAAAGAGTGATATGATCAGATTTATATTTGGGGACGATTAATCTGACTGCAGCATGAAAAATAGATAGGCAGGAGGGAAAAAGTTGAAACTCTGGAAGCTGTTAAATTCATTCAAGCCAGAATAAAAGTGGTCTCGATTAGGGCCATAGGAATAGGTTTGGGTAAATGGACAGACTCAATATGTGTTTAGAAATGATTTAGTTATGGATGGGCTATGAGAGATATAGGAGAAGAAGATGCCAAGATGATTTCTAGCCTTTTGTCAACTGGATAGGACTTAGTGTCATCCACTGAGATGGCAAGCTTAAGGAGAGTTACTGGATGAGGAATTCCTGGTTTCCTCAAATTGTCCATCAGTGGGCCAAGATGTGTGGGTTCTCTGGGCAGTGTACTATTTTACTccttgaaaataatgtttttcaaatgcttttaaagtatttctttggTAGAAAAGGGAAAGTGTATTTTCTATTACAACTGCAGGACTCTTTATGTTCTAGATAAAAGTTTGATTACACACTCTGTATTTCTCAGTTTATTTTGAATTGAAGGTTAAAagtgaggttttcttttctttctttttttttttttttataaattctagaGAGTTTAATCTTCTTTGGCAGAGTTTGTCCAATCTGCATATCACCAGTTAGATAAGGAGAAAACTGGCATTCTATTTCAGATTTGTTCCAGTAATGCTGTAgggaaagtttattttattgtttgcgTCCCTTAATCTGGCTGAGTGTGTCTAACATACGGAATGACAGTATCTAATTTCAGTCATAGCTGCAATTTAATCAGAAAGGAGCTTGAATAAGATGGATAGTATCtggaattttttccttaaaaattggTTATTTTGGTTTCAGTAGAAGGGTGGGTAAGTACTTAGCAAGCAGGCAGCAGACTAGCTCCCATCAGATGTGGAGTACCTTTCCTGATCGACCACAGTCTTTCAGTGAGGCAGAAGTAGGTACTTTGGGGCCATATCTCCTCATCATTCTTTGATGTAGTTTGGAAACTGTGTAGGAAGGCTGTGTTTTATTATTCTCATCACAAATATTGTTCACTTTTAGTCCAGAAGGGCCAACTGCTGACTCCACTTAGCTTTCACTGTCAGCAGAAGCCTTACAATCAAAGCTTTCTTGTCATGTCTGACTGTGACCAAGGTTTGACAAGATGAACTTCATTTCATTAAGAATAAAGCAGGAACTAAAATCTGTAGGGAGCTGACTAGGGCCTTTCTATTAATTCTGATCAAAGGGACTCTCAGGTACACTGATTATACCTTTCTAAACCTAGTAGATAAAGTTGGATATTTTCATACTTAGACTTTTTGTGTGCtgggtatttattttagagcTTGTGCTATTAATGTAAGAAACACAAACTAAAACATCAGGAAGTAGACTTAAAGAAGGAACAGAAATAGCAAAAATGTGGGTCCAGAAATACCTAGATCACACTCTGAGTTTGACCTTTGTTAGCTGTTGAACATAAGTAGGAAGATGATGTCTCTGATTCTCAACTTCTCTGTGAATTTGTGATAATAAAGGAGAATAAGTGTAAGGATCAAAGATGGTCCATGTAAG
Above is a window of Panthera tigris isolate Pti1 chromosome D4, P.tigris_Pti1_mat1.1, whole genome shotgun sequence DNA encoding:
- the LINGO2 gene encoding leucine-rich repeat and immunoglobulin-like domain-containing nogo receptor-interacting protein 2; translation: MLHTAISCWQPFLGLAVVLLFMGSTIGCPARCECSAQNKSVSCHRRRLIAIPEGIPIETKILDLSKNRLKSVNPEEFISYPLLEEIDLSDNIIANVEPGAFNNLFNLRSLRLKGNRLKLVPLGVFTGLSNLTKLDISENKIVILLDYMFQDLHNLKFLEVGDNDLVYISHRAFSGLLSLEQLTLEKCNLTAVPTEALSHLRSLISLHLKHLNINNMPVYAFKRLFHLKHLEIDYWPLLDMMPANSLYGLNLTSLSITNTNLSTVPFLAFKHLVYLTHLNLSYNPISTIEAGMFSDLIRLQELHIVGAQLRTIEPHSFQGLRFLRVLNVSQNLLETLEENVFSSPRALEVLSINNNPLACDCRLLWILQRHPTLQFGGQQPMCAGPDTIRERSFKDFHSTALSFYFTCKKPKIREKKLQHLLVDEGQTVQLECNADGDPQPVISWVTPRRRFITTKSNGRATVLGDGTLEIRFAQDQDSGMYVCIASNAAGNDTFTASLTVKGFTSDRFLYANRTPMYMTDSNDTISNGTNVNTFSLDLKTILVSTAMGCFTFLGVVLFCFLLLFVWSRGKGKHKNSIDLEYVPRKNNGAVVEGEVAGPRRFNMKMI